The Dokdonia sp. 4H-3-7-5 genomic interval CTTCCATCTGGAAACGTGCGTTTCATATCTAAAAATCCAAAGATATTTACCACCGGCACACAGATGATGGTTCCTCGCTTAGGCTTATTTATCTTTTTTGCGATGAGCTGGCGTACAATTTCAACTCCATTAATTTCATCACCATGAATTCCCGAAGTGATTAAAATTACTGGACCAGGTTTTTTTGCTCGCTCTATGATGATGGGAACCTCTACAGAGGTGGCCGTATAAAGTTTTGCAATATTGAAATTTATAGTAGCGCTCTCACCAGGTATTACCTGTTTACCTAGTATTGTGAGGATGTTGTTTTCGTCTATTTTTGGCACAATCTCTTATATATTACGTTCAATATAGCGAATAATTGTTTTGGCAATATCCTTCCCTGTAGCTTTTTCAATCCCTTCTAAACCTGGAGATGAATTTACTTCTAGAATGAGTGGGCCGCGATCACTTTGCAGCATATCTACACCAGCTACTCCTAGACCCATTGCTTTTGCTGCTTTTATAGCCGCATTTTCCTCTTCGTCTGTTAAGCTTATAATTTCTGCGGTTCCTCCTCTATGCAAATTAGAACGGAACTCTCCTTCTTTACCCTGGCGCTTCATAGCCCCTACAATCTGACCATCTACTACAAATGCTCTAATGTCTGCTCCTTTTGCTTCCTTGATATATTCTTGCACAATCACTCGGGCTTCGAGTCCATTAAAGGCCTCGATTACAGACTCGGCTGCATTTTTGGTTTCGGCAAGCACTACGCCTAAACCTTGAGTTCCCTCAAGTAGTTTTATAATAAGAGGTGCTCCACCTACATGTGCAATCATCTCCTCCACATCTCGGGAGTAGTTTGTAAAAATGGTCTTAGGTAACCCTAGTTTTGATCTAGATAATACTTGTAAACTACGCAGTTTATCTCGACTTCTCACAAGTGCCTGAGAGGTTGTTGTGGTAAAAGCATCCATCATCTCAAATTGCCTCACCACTGCAGTACCATAAAACGTAATAGAAGCACCTATACGAGGTATAATTGCATCTGCTGTCTCAAGTGTGCGTCCTTTGTAAAAGACCGTAGGCTTTTTCTTTTCTATGATAAGGTCACATTTAAGAGGATCAATTACCTCAACGCTATGCCCTCTCTTTAATCCTACTTCTACAAGTCTAGATGTACTGTATAAATGCGGATTACGAGATAATATCTTTAGATTCATTGTTTTTAAGATTGTAGGATACGTTTGTAAACTCAGTATCCACGATGAATTTTTTTGTTAGAAATTTCCTTCCTATCAGAACAGGAAACCTCATATCTTCTCTTGACGAGAGCGTTAATGATATCTTATAAGTCTTACTAAAGATAGTAATACTACTCTGGACTTGATATCTATATTGAGTTTCTCCATTACTACTTCGCACGATGGCAATATCATACTCCTCAAAAATCATTTCTTGACCATTATAGAGTGGATGTTCTTCGTCAAAAAATGTGCACACTAGTTTGTTTTCCTTTTCAACAATACTGTGACAATGTATGGAAGAGGTGTAGGCACCCGTATCGATTTTAATATCAATATCGTAAAATCCTAGAACTGGAAAATCTGCTTTGTCAGTGCGACCTATAGTGCGTTTTGGCATAGTGTGGCAAGTTATAAAATATGTACTTTCTTTATAAAGATTTTAATGCGATTTTTTATGCTTTCGCGAAAGCGTAATCGGCCTCATATATTATCTTTGAGTATGCCTGCTGCTCCAATAGAACTTCAACTCAAAACACTTCCTACAAGTCCGGGAATATATCAATACTACGATAAAAACGGAAAACTGCTTTACGTAGGAAAAGCAAAGAACTTAAAAAAACGAGTACTTTCCTATTTTAATAAAACCCTAGATAACGGCCGCATAAGGACGATGGTCAAAAAGATTCACGAGATGAAGCATATCGTGGTCGAGACCGAGACAGATGCGCTTCTTCTTGAAAACAGTCTTATAAAAGAATATCAGCCACGGTACAACGTACTCCTTAAAGATGATAAAAGCTACCCGTGGATTTGTATAAAAAATGAACGCTTCCCTAGGATTTTCCCTACGCGTAGACTCATTAAAGACGGTAGCGAGTATTATGGTCCATACACGAGTATGAAAACAGTGCGCACACTACTAGACTTGATTAAAAGTTTATATAAGCTTCGCACTTGTAATTATGACCTTTCTAAGGATAAGATAGACGCTGGGAAGTATAAAGTGTGCCTTGAATATCATCTAGGCAACTGCGAAGGCCCTTGTGAAGACAAGCAGTCAGAAAAAGAATATCATGAGCACATAGAACACATACGACAGATTGTAAAAGGGGATTTTAAAGATTCTCTAGCTCGCTTTCGCGAAAAAATGAAGGAGCACGCTGCTGCCATGGAATTTGAAGATGCACAACGCATTAAAGAAAAGCTTGACATCCTTGAAGGGTACCAATCTAAAAGTACGGTGGTTAATCCTAAGATAAGCGATGTTGATGTATTCTCCATTATAAGCGATGAGGGGTATGGGTATGTAAACTTCTTACAGATATCACACGGTGCCATTATTAAGTCTCATACGCTAGAACTCAAGAAGCAACTAGACGAGACCGATAAAGAATTACTAGAACTCGGTATTATTGAGATTCAGCAACGTTTTGACCATAACTCAAAGGAAATCTATGTTCCCTTTGAAGTAGAGCTAGGTGATCAATATAAAATTACCGTGCCTAAACTAGGTGACAAAAAACGCATACTAGAACTCTCTGAACGTAATGCAAAATATTACAGGATGGAACGTTTCAAGCAAACTAAAATAGTAGATCCAGACCGCCATACTAACCGCATCATGGCACAAATGAAGGCAGACCTAAGATTAACTGAGGAGCCTAGACATATAGAATGCTTTGACAACTCAAACATACAAGGTTCAAATCCTGTAGCCGCCTGCGTGGTTTTTAAGAATGGAAAGGCTAGTAAAAGTGATTATCGTAAATTTAATATCAAGACAGTAGAAGGTCCAGATGATTTTGCGAGCATGGAAGAAGTAGTTTATAGACGTTACAAACGACTACTAGCCGAAGATCAACCACTACCTCAACTCATAATCGTAGATGGTGGTAAGGGTCAATTATCTAGTGGTGTAAAGGCACTAGATGACTTAGGCTTGCGTGGCAAAATAGCAATTATAGGTATTGCAAAACGTCTAGAAGAATTATTTTATCCTGGTGACAGTATTCCATTATATCTCGACAAAAAGAGTGAGACCCTTAAAATTATACAACAATTACGTAATGAGGCGCACCGCTTTGGCATCACCTTTCACCGTAATCAACGTAGTAATGCAGCCCTAGGAACAGAACTTGACGCTATACGTGGTATAGGTGAAAAAACAATTGTAGATTTATTAAAACATTACCGTTCTGTTTCAAAAGTAAAAGTGGCAAGCAAAAAAAGTCTCACAGAGGTAATAGGACCATCAAAAGCAGCTATCATATATAATCACTACCACGTTAAAGAATGAAGTACTTCATACTAGTTATAGCCTTAATATTAAGCTTCTCTGCATTTGCGCAAGATGCACAAAAAGAGGATGTAAAAGTAGGTCTTGTACTTAGTGGTGGTGGTGCAAAAGGCTTTGCTCACATAGGCGTTCTTAAAGTTATAGAAGAAGCTGGTGTACGCATAGATTACATTGCCGGCACTAGTATGGGTGCTATTGTAGGAGGACTCTATGCTTCAGGGTATAATGCGGCAGAGTTAGATTCTATTTTTACTTCTGTAAATTTTAATAACATCATTCAAGATAATTTACCTCGTAAGGCAAAGACCTCTTATGAGCGTGACGATGCAGAGCGATATGTAGTATCACTACCGTTTGATCACCTTAAACTATCGCTTCCTAGCTCCTTAAGTAAAGGGCAAAACACTTATAATTTACTGGCTAAAAATCTCGATCACATTTCGAATATTAATGATTTTAGTAAACTCCCGATACCCTTTTTCTGCATCGCTACAGATGTAGAAAAAGGAGAGCAAGTCATCTTGGACAAAGGTTATCTCCCTGAAGCGCTTGGCGCTAGTGGTGCATTACCTTCATTATTTAGTCCAGTACTCATAAACGGAAAACTCCTTATAGATGGAGGTGTTACAAATAACTATCCTGTAGAAGAGTTGCGCGCAAAAGGAATGGACATTATTATTGGTGTGGATGTACAAGATACACTGCGTGGTAGGTCCAATCTCAAATCTGCATCTGAGGTACTATTACAAATCAACAACTATCGCACCGCCAAAGCGATGGAGGAAAAACGCACACAAACAGATATTTACATACGACCTTCTATTGATGCTTATTCTGTGGTTTCCTTTAATGATGGTAAAGTCATTATGGGCACAGGTCGCACTAAGGCGATGGAACAGTATGATGCACTTAAGGAAGTTGCTATGAGGCAAAAACCGCTTTCGCGAAAGCGCATAAAGCCTACTCCACAAGATTCATTACAAATTGCCGCAGTAAGTATTACAGGTAATGAGCAATATACCAGAGCTTACATTCTCGGAAAATTGAAACTTAAACCACCCATAACGGTATCATATGATGACTTTTACAATGGCATTAATAACCTCACAGCCACCGAAAACTTTAACAGAATAGGTCACAGGCTGCAGAAGGTAAATGATGAGTTTGTACTTCACATTGAGCTTAAGGAATCTAGTAGCACGCAATCATTGCGCCTAGCGTTACATTATGATGACCTTTTTCGCACTGCTGCACTCATTAATTTCACAAAAAAAGGAGTGCTTTTTAAAAATGATATTGCCTCTTTAGACTTTATTCTAGGAGACAATATTAGATACGATTTTGACTACTACATTGATAAAGGTTTTTACTGGAGTGTGGGAGTAAACTCTTCTTACACCTCTTTTGAACAAGGGGTAAGCGCTCGTCTTATTGAAGATTTACGTGACATACCTCTAGATGGTATTAATAGGGTGAGCCTTAATTATCAAGACTTAACAAACAGAATTTATGTACAAACGCTACTAGCGAAGCAATTTACATTTGACATAGGTATACAGCATAAGTTTTTAGATATCGAAACAGAAACTGTTGTGTCCACTAATGAGGAAGAAACGGCTGTTATTTTTGAACGAAGTAACCTAGGAGGATTGTACTCTCAATTAAAATATGACTCTCTAGATAACAAATACTTTCCTAACTCAGGAGTTCTTTTTGATGCAGATTTTGATTTATTTCTAGCCTCATCAGATTACAACAATGATTTTACAGAGTTTGGGGTTGCAAATGCACGAATAAAGTATGCTGGAAGTATCGGTAATATATTTACTGCTACCGTTGAAGCTGCAGGAGGTTTTAAAGTAGGTGGAGCAGATAATAATTCGCTTGACTTTTTCTTAGGAGGTTATGGAGCAAAAAAAGTAAATAACATTGTTCCTTTTTTAGGATATGATTATTTAAGTATTGCTGGAGATGGCTATGTCAAAGCATTATTTGAAGTTGATTTTGAGGTTTTTCCTAAAAATCACCTCAACCTCTCAGCAAACTTTGCAAATGTAGGGTATGATATATTTGACAAGCCCGAAAATTGGTTGCCACCGGCTACCTTTTCTGGATATTCCCTAGGGTATGGCTCTGAAACGCTACTTGGACCTTTGCGACTTAAATACACCTATAGCCCAGAAGTTAAACGTAGTGAGTGGTTTATAAGTCTAGGTTACGAATTTTAAACAATTCTTAAGCAATATTTAAATAGCCCACTCGTTGTTGCGGTTTTATAGTTTTTTTAACCTTTTTGTTTTAATATTTGGCACATATCGTGGTTTCTATTGGTAAATGTTTAATCTAAAAATCATTCATCATGAAAATCAACACCATCATCCTCTCCGTAACCTTCTTTACTTTCTTTTTAAGCTGTGATTCTTCAACAGAAAATAATAGTGAACATGGTACTCAAGAAACTCTTGCCATCACAACTCCAAAAGTTCTCGCGACTCCAACTCAATTTTATGTGAACTCTTCCTCTGGTCTATCACTAAGATCAGGAACAAATCTCACCTCAAAAAAAATTCTCACACTTCCTTATGGTGCACAGGTATTCCTATTAAGTAATCCTGAGCACACAGAAATGACGGTAGATGGAATTAAAGGCGAGATGATAGAAGTAAACTATCAGGGAGCAACAGGCTTTGCTTTTAATGGATACTTAACATCGCTTGCTCCACCGCAACCAAATGAAGGTCTAGAAGCATACATAAACCGCATAAGCACTCCAGAACACCCTATTAAAGTAGTCAAGAAGGCCAATAAAAAGGGAGAGGATTATGGAATGACTACAACGCTAGTACTTCCTGCAAAAAACTGGAATGAAGCCTACCGAATATCTCAGCGTCTCTTTAATCTTCCTAAAGGGATAAATCCAGAACTTTCAAATAGAAAAGAAACAGTAACTATTATAAATGGTGAGAAAAGAGACCGCACACAAATAGATGAACTTACTATTAATGTTACTCCAAAGGGTGCAATAACAAATATCACTTACTCATATGCGTTAAGAGATTATAAGCGCACTATCATCATCAAACAATCTGCTAATGCTTTTGTGATCACAGAGGAAGAAATATCTCTATAAATCTCATTAACTAAAAATGGGTAGCCAGTGGCTACCCATTTTTTTATACATTATACGGAGAATTACACCTCAGAAACACGGAGTGTATTAACCATTCCTTTATCTAGTAATGGCATTGCTACTAGGTTGATAAGCATATCTCCTTTATCTACCAATTCTGTATTTAAAGCCATTTGTCTTATGTCTTCTACCGTCTCATCTGTACTTACAAATTTGTCATAAAACAATGCTTTTACACCCCATAATAGGTTAAGCTGTGTAAGTATGCGCTTATTTGATGTAAATACAAGAATGTGGGATGATGGTCTCCATGCTGAGATTTGAAATGCTGTGTAACCACTATTTGTTAAGGTAGTAATTGCTTTTGCATCTATCTCATCTGCCATGTGAGCCGCGTGATAACATATTGCTTTAGTAATGTAACGTTTAGTCTTAATGTGTGGTGGTGCCTGCGGAACTTTAATAAGATCTGAATCTTCTACGTTACGACATATAGAAGCCATCTTTTCAATCACCTGCACCGGGTATTGACCTACAGAAGTTTCTCCAGAAAGCATTACTGCATCTGCTCCGTCCATTACAGAGTTTGCAACGTCATTTACCTCAGCACGTGTAGGCGTAAGGCTAGAAATCATTGTTTCCATCATTTGTGTAGCAATGATTACTGGTATTCTTGCTTTTTTTGCGCGCAATACTAATTGCTTTTGCACTAACGGCACCTCATGTGCTGGAATTTCTACACCTAGATCTCCACGCGCCACCATTAAAGCATCACAATAAGCAACAATCTTATCAATATTTGCTACAGCCTCAGGTTTTTCAATTTTGGCAATGATTGGCACTTTATGGTCAGAGTGTTTCTTAATCAACTCTTGTAATTGCTGCAAGTCTTCTGCATGTCTTACAAAAGAAAGTGCCATCCAGTCCACCTTAAGTCCTAAAGCGAAAATTGCATCTTTTACGTCTTTTTTAGTGAGTGCTGGAAGTGATATGTCTGTATTAGGTAAGTTTACCCCTTTTTTAGAACGTAACGGTCCTCCTTGAATTACCGTAGCCTCAACTTCTGTTTTACCATCTGTTTCATCAACTTGAAACATCAATTTACCATCATCTAGTAAAATGCGCTCACCTGCTTTTACGTCACGAGGAAACTGCTTATAATTCATATAAACACGATCCTTTGTTCCTTCAAATTCGCTTTCTGTTGAGAAGGTAATTTTATCTCCAGGATTTACAACTACCTCTTCCTTCATTTTTCCTATACGAAGTTTTGGCCCTTGTAAATCTGCTAGGATTGATGTGTTGTATCCAGTCTCTTCGCTTAGTTCACGAATCATAGCTACGCGCTCCTTAACATCTTCATAGTCTGCATGTGAAAAGTTAATGCGGAATACATCTACTCCTGCATTCATCATGTCTAGCAATACTTGTCGCTTACTAGTTGCTGGCCCTAGCGTTGCAACTATCTTGGTTTTTTTTCTTTTCTGCATTATTCAAAAATTAAGTGTTCTTTATTTTTTAACGAGCTTACGTCTACTTCATAAGCGGTAACAATATGTGATATTTGATTGAGAATTTTTAGTGCTTTAGCTTTCGCGAAAGCGTTACCATCCTCAACCACTTTTATAAAATAATCTACTTGTGGCATCTCAGGAATAAAGTAGGTAGTCTTGAGTGTTTTCTCTGATTCAAAAAGACCTACAACAGCCTTAGCTTCTACTTCTATCTTTGTCTTATTTGATAATACATAGTAATCTACGTACTGATGCTCATCATTAAATTCAAAAAAGGGATAGCTTGCCTCTTCTTCTCGATTGCCAATAATGAGGTCTTCACGAGAACGAGATAGTCTTAATCCAAGATTCTTATTAAGTAAGTATGCCAAGTAATATGGCTCTAATGAACCATGTATAGCTATGAGCGTAAAGTCATAACCAATGGAGTCTTCCAAAAGAATTTTATACATTCCCATAACGTTTAAGCAAGTTAGAAAGATACAAAGAAGCATCCGAAGGAATACGCGAGAGGTATTAAAGTTACGTAAACGTTTTCGCTAGAAATTGTAAAGTAATTAACCTAAAGGCAATGTGAATGTAACGAGAGTTCCTTTACCATCTTCACTTTCTATAAGTATATCTCCCCTATGAGCCTTGAGATACTCATTACTTAAAACTAGTCCTAAACCTGAACCTTTCTCGTTTCTAGTGCCCACCCGACTTGTGATTTCAGTTAAGTCAAAGAGTCGTTGCTTGTCATGTTCTGGAATCCCTATTCCGTTATCTTCAATACTAAAGACAAACTTATTATCTAGCCTTGTAAGCTCAATCACTATGATATCATTATCGTGTGAAAACTTAATTGCATTAGACAGTACATTTCTAATTATGGTCGCCACCATATTTTTATCTCCTACTACTTCACCTTTAAAGCTTGACTCTAGACGTATATTGAGCCCTTTATTTTGAAGAGCGTGGTTTTGTATTTTAATTTGATCTTTTGTAATAGACATGATATCTAATGCAACAGGAGTAAATTCAACTTGATCTGTTTGAAGTTTTGACCATTTTAGAAGGTTGTCAAGTAATGAAATACTATTTCGGCTAGAGTCTTCAAGAGAGTTTATTATAGTGGTGTTTTGATTGTTATTTGCGTGTTCTACTTTTAACACATCTAAAAAGTTTATTACGGATGATAGAGGACCTCTAAGATCGTTTGCTAAAATTGAAAAAAACTTATTTTTAGTAGCTACTAACTCTGACAATCGGACCTTTTGTGAGGCAATAATTTTATTCTTACGCTCATACAAATAATACTGACTTATCAAAAAGAACATAAATCCTAATATGGCGAGATACCACAAACATGATGTAACGCCTAGCGCTAAGAAACCTTCATGAGACTTCTTATAGGCGGTGCTCAATATAAATTCTTTATTGTAAAAAGGGACTACACTAGAGATATAGGTTTCTTCTTTGACATCAAAGTTTTTAAAAAACTCTGGATCCTCATTTACAGAATATATTTTTTGTCCATTATGGGCTCTACTACGATCAAAGTAATTACCGTTACTACTTTTAAACTTAAAGACAAAATCATCTTTATTAGTATGAACATATGCTTTATCTAAAATAGGGGCAAACTCTGCAATACTAGTTATATAACCCATAGAATTACCAAGGCTGTCCAAAACACCAAAACCTAATGGAAGTCCTACTCTACCTTCTAATAAATTTGTGGGGTCTGAGGCATAGAAATTACTCTTACGCATTAAAGAGTCCATTCTCAATGTACCCTCCTTTCCTATAAATTTCGCTATTGATTTTCCTACCAAATTTGCATTAGGTACAGGCTGCATGGTAAAGTCAAAAATAAAAATATGGCTCGTATCAATATATGAGACACTAAAGGGACGTTCCATGATAAGTCCACCTAGCTGCCGTTCTATGAAGGAAGATATATCGTTCTCTGTAAAGCTCCCATTAGATATTTCAATATAACTTTTTACTCCAGAAATTAGAGTCGCATAATTGTTAAGAGCTTCTTGAAATTCCTTTGCAGCTTCTCTATTTGCTCTTTCTAAGTTAAGTGTACGAGCAGCTTCCTCTTGTTGTATTATGCGAGATGTACCCCAATAAACAGCAATTGCCGTTATGAGTGCAAGGAATGCAAAAACGAGATAGTATCTCTTTGGAAATTTTACTAACATAAGGGGTGGAGCCCTAAGACTCTAATCTTTAATCTTCTAGGGGAAAAAGATGATTAAAAAGCTAATGTAGTAAAATCAATTAATAAACTTACGTTATTGAGTTTCAATTTCTCGTTGAAAAGCATAAAAAGTGCGTTTTGAAGCTATTTCTTCTGCCTTTTTCTTACTTGTAGCACGAGCTTTTGCAACAACCTTACCATCTATAAAAAGTTTTACCCCAAAATGCTTTACAGTGTCTTGACCAGTATCTTCAAAAGTTTCAAATTTAAAGGTGCGCTTTTCTTTTTGGCACCATTCTATCAATACACTCTTGTAACTAATGATACGGCCCTCAAGCTTCTCTATATCTACATAGGGCTCTATAACACGCTTAGCTATAAACTTCTCGCAATATTTATAACCTCGATCAAGGTAAATGGCACCAACTAAAGCTTCAAAAAGATTACCATGAATATTAACCCCAAAATTATCTAGGGGAATACTTGCTCTCACATATCTCACAAGATTGAGATCTCTGCCTAGCTCATTGAGATGCTTACGACTCACCACCTTAGATCTCATTTTAGTTAAATATCCTTCATTACCACCTTGTACGGCATTAAAGAGATGTGCTGCAATAACAGACCCGAGCATTGCGTCTCCTAAAAACTCTAATCGCTCATAATTAAGAGGATTACCATCTGCTTTTTTAAGACCTAGAGAACGATGGGTAAAAGCTTTCTCATAGTACTTTATCTCTTTCGGTTTAAAGCCTATAATAGCATGCATTCGCATAAAAAAACTCCCGTCCTTTTCAGCACGAGAGTTAAATATTTTTTTAAATGCGCTCATCTATTAATTTAAGCGTCAATTTTTTTAAATAATACGCAAGCATTGTGACCTCCAAAACCAAAGGTGTTACTCATCGCTACGTTTACTTCTCTCTTTTGCGCTTTATTAAGCGTTAAGTTAAAAGAGGGATTTATATTCTCATCTACTGTAGTATGATTGATTGTAGGAGGGACAAGGCTATGTTGCATCGCAAGGATGGCAGCAATAGACTCTACAGCTCCTGCAGCACCTAGAAGGTGTCCAGTCATAGACTTAGTAGAATTAATATTTATTTCTTTTGCATGGTCACCAAAAACTTTTTTGATAGCCTTTAGCTCTGCTACATCCCCTAGAGGAGTAGATGTTCCGTGCGTGTTGATGTGATCTACATCTTCAGGGTTAAGTCCCGCGTCACGTAAACAATTAAGCATTACACGCTCTACACCTATACCATCTGGATGAGGTGCTGTCATGTGATAAGCATCACTAGACATACCGCCACCTAGAACCTCGGCATAAATTTTGGCGCCACGCGCCTTAGCATGTTCATACTCTTCTAAGATTAATGCACCACTACCTTCTCCTAATACAAAACCATCTCTAGTTGCGTCAAAGGGTCTTGAAGCCGTTTCAAAATCGTCATTTCTAGTTGACAACGCATGCATTGCATTAAAACCACCCATACCAGCTTGCGTTACCGCAGCCTCAGATCCTCCCGTAACAATAATATCACATTGCCCTAAACGTAAATAGTTAAAGGCATCTATCATTGCATTTGCAGAAGAAGCACAAGCAGAAACCGTCGTATAGTTAGGTCCCATAAAGCCATGCTTGATAGAGATATTACCAGGGGCAATATCTGCAATCATCTTAGGTATAAAGAAAGGATTAAATCTAGGAGTGCCATCTCCAGCACCAAAGTTAAGGACTTCATTCTGGAATGTTTCCAAACCACCTATACCGGCTCCCCATATAACCCCAACCCTAAATTTATCAACAGAGTCAAGATCAATGCCCGCATCACTGATAGCTTCATCTGAAGCTACCAGTGCATACTGAGCAAATCTATCGAGCTTTCGAGCTTCTTTCCTATCAAAGAAGTCGAGAGCGTCAAAGTTTTTAAGTTCACAAGCAAACTTCGTTTTAAACTTTTCTGCATCAAAATAGGTGATGGGCGCGCACCCGCTTTTCCCTGTAGAAAGTCCTTCCCAGTATTCCTGAATATTATTTCCTATCGGGGTAAGTGCACCAAGTCCGGTAACTACTACTCGCTTTAACTCCATAAATAAAGACTTATTTTGCCTCTTCTATATAAGATACTGCTTGACCTACTGTCGCAATATTTTCTGCTTGATCGTCTGGAATTTGGATATCAAATTCTTTTTCAAACTCCATAATGAGTTCCACTGTGTCTAGTGAATCAGCGCCTAGGTCGTTTGTGAAGCTCGCTTCCGTTACAACTTCGTTTTCGTCTACTCCTAATTTGTCTACGATAATCGCTTTTACTCTTGATGCAATGTCTGACATAATTTTCTAATTTAAATTTTTATTTAAGTCGCAAAAATAACAAACTTTACCGTTAAACAAGTTTGCAACTCAAAAATGTGAAGGTAATTTACGGAAATATAAAATAAGTTCCTTTCCATAACCTTCAAATAGTTACTAATATTTCTTTATTTCGCACCCACAACAGCAACAAGAAAAATGAAACGAATTGTGATTTTTGCCTCGGGTAACGGTACAAATGCCCAGCGTATTATAGAGTTTTTCCAGGATCGTACGGATGCACAAGTCGTGCAAGTTCTTAGTAACAATCCGCGTGCCAAAGTACTTCAAAGAGCCTCAGCCCTTGATGTTGCTGCGTTTAGTTTTAACAGAAAAGCGTTCTATAAAGGTGATGATGTACTCCATCTTCTTAAGGCTACACAACCAGATGTCATCATTTTGGCAGGTTTTTTATGGCTATTTCCAGAAAAAATAATTTCGGCGTTTCCAGATAAGGTCATAAATATACACCCAGCATTGCTCCCAGATTTTGGAGGAAAAGGCATGTACGGCATGAATGTGCATAAGGCTGTTTACGCTTTCGCGAAAGCGCAACACGATAAAAATCCTTCTCAAAAGATATATACAGGCATCACCATTCATAAAGTAACGCCAGAATATGACAAAGGAGATTTCTTATTTCAAGCCAAAGTTGAAGTAAGCCAAGAAGACACCCCAGAAGCAATTGCCGAAAAAATACACCAACTAGAATACACTCATTTTCCAGAGGTGATTGCTGAGTTTTTATCATAATAGGATGAGAAAGCTGTTTTTCTTAGGACAAATTATAGTAATACATCTGTGGTTTATATTTTCTACGTATACTCTATTTACTGAAGAAAAACAAACATATCTAGGGGTTGAAGAAAACAAAGGTTTCAGTACTAATGAATATGTTTTCTATGTGTCACTATTAATATTAGTATTTTACTACTTATTCATTTTCCTAAGGAAATATCGAAGCACTAAGAATTAAAACAAATGGCAAAAACAAAAAAATTCTATGTAGTCTGGGAAGGTAAAAAACCTGGTATCTATGATTCTTGGAAGGAATGCAAGAAGATGATAGATGGTTATGCCGGTGCAAAGTACAAGAGTTTTGAAACCTTTGCCAAAGCAAAAAACGCATATAACGGAGACTATAACGACTTTAAAGGCTCCTCAAAAAAGAAAAAAGTACTCTCCGCCGAAGAAAAAGCCAAATATGGCTTCCCCAACCTCTACTCTAT includes:
- a CDS encoding patatin-like phospholipase family protein, whose protein sequence is MKYFILVIALILSFSAFAQDAQKEDVKVGLVLSGGGAKGFAHIGVLKVIEEAGVRIDYIAGTSMGAIVGGLYASGYNAAELDSIFTSVNFNNIIQDNLPRKAKTSYERDDAERYVVSLPFDHLKLSLPSSLSKGQNTYNLLAKNLDHISNINDFSKLPIPFFCIATDVEKGEQVILDKGYLPEALGASGALPSLFSPVLINGKLLIDGGVTNNYPVEELRAKGMDIIIGVDVQDTLRGRSNLKSASEVLLQINNYRTAKAMEEKRTQTDIYIRPSIDAYSVVSFNDGKVIMGTGRTKAMEQYDALKEVAMRQKPLSRKRIKPTPQDSLQIAAVSITGNEQYTRAYILGKLKLKPPITVSYDDFYNGINNLTATENFNRIGHRLQKVNDEFVLHIELKESSSTQSLRLALHYDDLFRTAALINFTKKGVLFKNDIASLDFILGDNIRYDFDYYIDKGFYWSVGVNSSYTSFEQGVSARLIEDLRDIPLDGINRVSLNYQDLTNRIYVQTLLAKQFTFDIGIQHKFLDIETETVVSTNEEETAVIFERSNLGGLYSQLKYDSLDNKYFPNSGVLFDADFDLFLASSDYNNDFTEFGVANARIKYAGSIGNIFTATVEAAGGFKVGGADNNSLDFFLGGYGAKKVNNIVPFLGYDYLSIAGDGYVKALFEVDFEVFPKNHLNLSANFANVGYDIFDKPENWLPPATFSGYSLGYGSETLLGPLRLKYTYSPEVKRSEWFISLGYEF
- the rimK gene encoding 30S ribosomal protein S6--L-glutamate ligase, which produces MNLKILSRNPHLYSTSRLVEVGLKRGHSVEVIDPLKCDLIIEKKKPTVFYKGRTLETADAIIPRIGASITFYGTAVVRQFEMMDAFTTTTSQALVRSRDKLRSLQVLSRSKLGLPKTIFTNYSRDVEEMIAHVGGAPLIIKLLEGTQGLGVVLAETKNAAESVIEAFNGLEARVIVQEYIKEAKGADIRAFVVDGQIVGAMKRQGKEGEFRSNLHRGGTAEIISLTDEEENAAIKAAKAMGLGVAGVDMLQSDRGPLILEVNSSPGLEGIEKATGKDIAKTIIRYIERNI
- the uvrC gene encoding excinuclease ABC subunit UvrC, which encodes MPAAPIELQLKTLPTSPGIYQYYDKNGKLLYVGKAKNLKKRVLSYFNKTLDNGRIRTMVKKIHEMKHIVVETETDALLLENSLIKEYQPRYNVLLKDDKSYPWICIKNERFPRIFPTRRLIKDGSEYYGPYTSMKTVRTLLDLIKSLYKLRTCNYDLSKDKIDAGKYKVCLEYHLGNCEGPCEDKQSEKEYHEHIEHIRQIVKGDFKDSLARFREKMKEHAAAMEFEDAQRIKEKLDILEGYQSKSTVVNPKISDVDVFSIISDEGYGYVNFLQISHGAIIKSHTLELKKQLDETDKELLELGIIEIQQRFDHNSKEIYVPFEVELGDQYKITVPKLGDKKRILELSERNAKYYRMERFKQTKIVDPDRHTNRIMAQMKADLRLTEEPRHIECFDNSNIQGSNPVAACVVFKNGKASKSDYRKFNIKTVEGPDDFASMEEVVYRRYKRLLAEDQPLPQLIIVDGGKGQLSSGVKALDDLGLRGKIAIIGIAKRLEELFYPGDSIPLYLDKKSETLKIIQQLRNEAHRFGITFHRNQRSNAALGTELDAIRGIGEKTIVDLLKHYRSVSKVKVASKKSLTEVIGPSKAAIIYNHYHVKE
- a CDS encoding ATP-dependent zinc protease; the encoded protein is MPKRTIGRTDKADFPVLGFYDIDIKIDTGAYTSSIHCHSIVEKENKLVCTFFDEEHPLYNGQEMIFEEYDIAIVRSSNGETQYRYQVQSSITIFSKTYKISLTLSSREDMRFPVLIGRKFLTKKFIVDTEFTNVSYNLKNNESKDIIS